GCCCCCTGGCCATCCGGAGGCATACGAGTAATCTGTGCCGATGGGCCTGCTGTGTGCCGTGACGTTCAACAAGTACGGGCGGCTGTACTACCTCGACCCCGGCGACTTCCGTCCCCGCGTGGGCGACAAGGTGCTGGTGCACACCGACGACGGGCCCGAGGTCGCCGAGTGCGTGTGGGCGCCCGAGTGGAGCGACGAGGACACCGCCGGCTTCCCGAAGGTCATCGGCCTGGCCGGGGCCGACGACGTCAGCCGCGACGACCTGATCCGCCGGCGCAAGGCCGAGGCGCGGGTGGCCGCCAACCGGCTCATCCGCGAGCACCAGCTGCCCATGAAGGTCATCGCGGTGGACCACGTGCCCGGCGGGCCCGCCGACGGCGACGACCCCGGCCCGAGCCCGCGCACCACCGTCTACTTCACCGCCCCGCACCGGGTGGACTTCCGCTCGCTGGTACGCGATCTCGGCGCGACCCTGAAATGCCGGGTGGAGCTGCGGCAGCTGTCCGCGCGCGACTCGGCGAAGGTGCAGGGCGGCATCGGCTCCTGCGGGCGTGATCTGTGCTGCTCGACGTTCCTGACCGAGTTCGAGCCGGTCAGCATCCGCATGGCCAAGGACCAGGACCTGCCGCTCAACCCGATGCGCATCTCCGGCGCCTGCGGGCGGCTGATGTGCTGCCTGAAGTACGAGCACCCGCTCTACCAGGACTTCCAGGCCACGGCTCCGGCGCTCGGCGAGCAGGTGGTCACCGCCGACGGCGAGGAGGGGCGCGTGGTCGGGCACTCGGTGCCGCGCGACGCCGTGGTCATCCGGCTCGCCGCCGACGGCTCCCGCACCGTCTGCCCGAAGGCGTCGGTGTGCGGGAGCCGCAAGTCGTACGAGGACCGCTACGCGGTGTGACTCGGGTCCGGCGCATCGGCCGGGATCACGGCCGGCGGGGCCGCATGCTGCTTCGCCGGGCCGAGGGTGACGACCTCGTCCACCAGGCGCGGCCGCAGCGGCTTCGCCGGGCCGAACCAGCTTCCGCTCGGCTGGGGCACCCACTTGGTGGAGATGGTGTCCACGCCGACCACGTAGATGCTCAGCGTGCCGTCGGGCGCGAAGCGCATCCGCAGGAAGCACTTGAAGTCCTCGATGCCCTGCCCGGCGAACAGTTCGTTCACGTTCACCTTGAACGTCGCCGCGACCAGCAGGTACAGCGACACCAGCAGCGCCGCGACCACCCCGGCGGGGGTCAGGTAGACGACGACGGCCAGCGCCGCCTGCACCGCGGGCTTGTAGTGGTCGAACGGCAGCGCGCGCCACAGGAACAGCCCGCCCACGCCCAGCGCCAGATGCGCTATGCCGTGCAGCGAGCCGAGGATTATCGGTTTCAGCCGGGCCTCGCCCTCGGTGAGGCCGACCGCGAAGAACACCGTCGAGGCCATGACCGCCGCCGTCATCAGGAAGATCGGCACGGTGAGGATGCGTCCCGCCGCGTTGTTGAACGACAGCATGAGCATCGTGTGCATGATGCCGAGCATCGTGGCGAAGCCCGGGTTGCGCCACGGCAGCCGGGCGAAGACCCCGCTGCCCAGCCAGCGCGAGCGCAGCTTCGTCGGGTAGGTCTTCTGCAGCTTGTACGGCATGCCCGTGCTCTGGCGGCGCACCTGCGAGTGCCGCGGCGGCACCTCGATCTGCTCGGGCAGGTGGTTGGTCGCCGCCATGTAGGCGCCGCCGCCGCCACAGGTGATCAACTGCCGGCCGATGTCGGACTGCGCGTACCGCGCGTAGTGGTGCAGGTCGCCGCTCAGCATCACCGCCACGTCCGCGCCGGTCGGGTCGATCACCGTACGCAGGAAGTAGTCGATGGTGTCGTAGTAGAGCGGGTGCTCCTCGGACTGGACCCAGGCCGGCTGCGGGGTGACCAGGATGATCCGGTCCCCGGGCTGGATGTTGGCGGCCACGCCCCGGAAATACTCCAGCTGCGGGTCGTCCATGTACGCCGCGCCCTGCGCGTCCAGCGCCAGCAGCCACCAGCGGTGCGGCAGCTGGAGCGCGAAGTACGACCGGGTCTGCTTGGTGCGCCAGCCGCCGATGCGCGAACCCTCGCGCCGCGCGAACAGGCGCAGGAACGCGGTCAGGCCGTCGTACCAGTCGTGGTTGCCGGGCAGCGCGAACAGCGTCGGCGGGTTCTCCGCGGGGACCTGCGGCAGCGCGGCCCGGTACGGGCCTTCGAAGCGGTCCTCGTACGCCTTGCCGCTCGCGGTCGGGTACACCGAGTCGCCGCCGAGCACCAGCACCCGGCCGCGCGGCAGCGTCTCGCCGCTCGCCTCGATCTGCTCCTGCGCCAGCAGGTACGCCATGGTGTAGGTCGGGTTGAACCCGTCGCCGAGATCGGCGATGTAGTCCATCCACAACTCTTCGTCGTGCACGTGGTCGTCGTGGACCTTGGTGGGGAAGGCGTTCTGCAGCTCGCGCTTGTCCAGATAGGCGCCGAACTGCGCCGCGAACGCGACACGGACACCGGTGGCGGCCAGTTGCAGCGGGCTGAGCCAGGCCACGGCGCCCTGCGGAGTGAAACCGAGCTGCGCCGGCTCGAGTTTGGTCGGACGGTGTGTCCGGCCGCCGACCGGGGTGGGGTCGGAGGGGCTGCGCGGAGGGATCACGGTCACAGCAGCGCAGCCTAGTCCGCAGTAGACCAGGTCGCACCAGCCCAACGGGCATTACCGGCCCGGTTGCCGCCAACCGGACACCTCCCGGCTGCCCGCCCCGCCTCCCGGGTCCGCCACCGCGCCTCCCGGCCGGCCGCCAGCGCCAAGATCGGCGTTTCGTGTCAGAACCCAGCGTCAAACCCGAGGTTTCGACACGAGATCGCGATCAACCCCAGTCGCGGACGAGTGGGTGGGCGAGTGGAGGTGGTTAGGGTACCCTTACCACATGATGATCACTGAGGGGAGCGCCCCCACCGAACGCGCCGGCCGGTACCTCAAGCAGGTGCTCAGCCACTTCAGCCACAAGATCGACGTGGAGCTCGCCGAGGACCGCGGCACCGCCGTGTTCGGGGCCGGCCGTGCCGAGCTGACCGCCACCCCCGAGGCCCTCGTGGTCCGCATCGAGGCCGCCGACGCGGAGCAGGCCGCCAACGTCGAGCGGGTGATCGTGAGCCACGCCGAGCGCTTCGGCGAGAAGGACGGCCTCAGGTTCGGGCAGTTCACGCCCGTGGCCGCGGCTTGATGTGACCCGCCGCCTACCCGTTGGCCGCGGGCGCATCTGATCGCGTATAGTGATGCGACGTTGCCGCCTTAGCTCAGTCGGTAGAGCGTGTTACTCGTAATAACAAGGTCGACGGTTCGATTCCGTCAGGCGGCTCCACTGGTCAAGGGCCGGTCCTCCATCACGGAGGACCGGCCCTTGATCGTTTGCGTCCCGGCTTCAGCCGCCCCGCTGGTACGGGTCGGGCGTGCCGGTCGAGCACCGCGCCTGCCAGCCCGGCTGGGGCGGGCGCGCGTCGAGCAGCTCCCGGGCCCGGGCGCGGGAGAGGTTGAAGGCGTACCAGGGGTCCGGTTCGCGCAGCCGGTCGGCGAGCGGCCCGAGGGCGCAGCTGCGTTGCGGCTCGGGTAGCCGGTCGAGTTCGGCGGCGGCGTCGGCCGACAGCATCGCGAGGTAGCTCGCGTCGAGGTGCCCGTCCTGCTCGAAGCGCCCGATCACGGTGCGCGCCACCAGCGCGTCCGGGTCGACGGCGACCAGCCCGCCGAGCACGGCCAGGGCCGAGCCGAGCAGCGCGTGGGGCAGCCACCGGGCCCGCAGCCGGACGCCTGCCACCAGGATCACGACGAACACCACGCCGAGCCACAGCACCAGCGCGTCGGCCAGCAGCCGGGGCCGGGTGAAGCCGTACGCCTGCACGTACAGCGCCATCCGGGTCACCGCAGAGGCGACGACGACCAGGGTGAACAGGCAGAGGATCCCGCCGAGCGCGCGCAGCAGCAGGCGACGGCCCGGGGTGTCGCGCGCCGCGTGCGCCGCGAGGACGGCCACCACGCCCAGCGTGAGCAGGGTGACGGTGAGCAGCTGGCCGAATCCGCCGCGGGCGTACTCGGCGTAGCTGGGCCCGGCCGGGTCGAGCACGTATGCGTGGCCGCGGAACCAGGTCGTCACCTGTACTGCCACGAAGGCCCCGAACAGCAGGTCGAGCAGCGCCAGGGTGGGCACCCACTCGCCGGGCAGCAGCGGGCCGCGCCGGGTCCGGCCGCCGGGCCGTGCCGCCGGACCTGACCCGCCGGGCCGGGCGGCGGTGACGGCGGCTGAGGCGGCGGTGCCGGTGGCCGGAGGGGCCGGATCGGCGGCTGGTGGTGTCGTGTCGGCCGCCAGGGTCGAGCCGACCGCTGTGGGCAGGTCGCGTGCTCGTCGGCGGGCGAGGTGGGCGACCGCCACGCCGAGCAGCGCAGCGACGGTGAAGCCGCCGACGGCCCGGATGATCTCGCCGGGGCCGGGCAGGAGGCCGGCGAGGAACCTGGCGAACACGCCGTCGGCCGCCGTGAAGAGGGCGCCGAAGACGGTCACGGCGACCAGCGCGACCAGCCAGCCGAGCAGCGCCCGCGGGCCCGGGCGTGGCGGCGAGCCGTCACGTCCGCCCCCGTCACGACGGTCTCCCAGGTCTTCGCGCAGCCCGGTCACGGCGGCCGACGGCAGGATTCGCGGGGCCAGCAGCAGCCCGCGCCAGGTGAGCGGACCTCCGGCGGCCAGCGAGGCGAGCAGCAGCGCGGCGGCCAGGCAGAGCAGGAACAGCCACGGTGCGGCGCGCCACGCGCCCACCCCGACCAGCACGACTGCGGCCACCGCGAGACCGATGGCGGCGGGCCTCGGGCGGGCACGGCCGCGCAGCGTCGCCGCCAGCAGGATCACCGCGACGAGCGCCCAGCCCACACCGAGACTGGTCAGAGGCAGGGCCGCCGCTCCCGCCAGCCCCGCGATCAGCACGGCCATCGTCGCCTCCATATTCAGTCTGCCGTCATATAGCGGCGACCGTACATTGAAGCGCGCGGCGTGTCTACCGCCCGACGAGATATATCGTGCACCGTACTATCGGCCGACGCCCGCGCGCGCGACCCCGGACCCCCGGCTGGGCGGGCAGCCGGCGCGACTCTTACGGAGTTGCGGCTTCCACGGCTGGTTGCAGGCCCGGGTCTTGGAAAGTCGCGCCAGGGGCGATGGCGGCCTCGCGAGCGGCGGCGATCTTGGCGGCGCGGGCGGCTTCCTCGGCCTGCTTGCGGGCGAGGCCCTCGCGGCCGTCGTACTTGAGGAAGGCGGGCAGGGCGGCGGCGAGCGCGCCGGTGCCGACGACGCAGAGCACGCCGCCCCAGACGACCGCCCCGGCCGGGCCCCACCAGCGGGCGCTGAGCCCGGCGCGGGTCTGGCCGAGCATCGGGCCGGTGAGGTACGACAGCATCTCGATCCCGGCGAGCCGCCCGCGCAGGTGGTCGGGGATGGTCTGGTTCCAGATGATGCCCCGGAACAGCCCGGAGATCATGTCGGAGGCGCCCGCCACGACCAGGCCCAGCAGCGCCAGCCACAGCGACCCGGCCATGCCGAACAGCACGATGCCCAGGCCCCACGCGCCCGCGGCGATGAGCACGGCCAGGCCGTGCCGGTGCACTCGGGCGGTCCAGCCTGAGGTGAGCGTGACCAGCATCGACCCGGCGGCCAGCGCCGCGTAGAACAGGCCGAGCACGGACGCGCCGCCGTACCGGTCGGCGACCCACGGGTAGAGCGCCACCGGGAACGCGAAGAACATCGCGTTGATGTCGATCAGGTACGTGCCGATCAGCTCGGGACGGCTGCGGGCATACCGGACGCCTTCCACGACCGAGCGCAGCGAGGGCCGGTCGGCGGCCTCCGGCGGGGCGATGGACCGCACCATGGCGAAGCAGGTCAGCGACACCGCGTAGGTGGCCAGGTCGAACGCGAAGACCCAGGCCACGTCGAAGTTGGCGATCATGAGACCGGCCAGGGTGGGCCCGGCGATCTGCGCGATCTGCCAGCGCAGCGAGTTGAGCGCGCCGACGGCGGGCATCTCCTCGGCGGGGGCGAGCCGCGGCATCATCGCGTCCATCGCGGGCCGGTGGACGCCGTCGATCGCGGCGCCCAGGGCGGCGATGACGAACAGCACCCAGACCTTCGGCGTGCCGACGAGCGCGTTGAGCAGCAGCAGCGCGGCGAGTACGGCGAGCGCGGCCTCGGCCCAGAAGACGAGCTTGCGCCGGTCCACGTAGTCGGCCAGCGCGCCGCCGACGAACGCCATGAACAGCAGCGGCACCAGTTCGGCCACGCCGAGCAGGCCGACGATGAGCGTATCGCCGGTCATCTGCTTGAGCTGGAACGGGATGGTGACGTATGTGATCATCGAGCCGAAGCTGCTGACCCCGGCGGCCGTGTACACCAGGCGGAAGTCGCGCCGGCGCAGCGGCCTCACGTCCAGCGCGAAGCGCTTCAAGCTCATCACGTGCGCAGATGATGCCGGGTAAGGGGTGCCCCGGCAAGCCGATAACCGCTCAGTCGGAGTAGATCTCGCCGGTGGCCTCGAAGCGGGCGAGGTGGTCCAGCGTCCACAGCACCGCGCCGGAGGTCGGCTCGGGCAGGTCGTCCGGGTGGAACCAGCCCGCGTCGGACGCCTCGTACGGGTCCGGGGTGAGCTCGCCGGAGACCTCGGTCAGCAGGTATGAGCCGGAGATGTGCTGGTAGGTGTCGCCGAAGACGTTGGTGAAGGTGTACTGCGGCCCGGACAGGAAGGCGAACAGCGTGGCCCGCCCCGCCTTGAGCCCGGTCTCCTCGAAGGTCTCCCGGATCGCGCAGTCGCGCATCGACTCGCCGAGTTCCATCGCGCCAGCGGGGAAGGCCCAGTAGCCGTTGTCCGTCCGCTTGATCAGCAGGATCCGTCCCTGCTCGTCCCGGATGACGCCGCGCGCCCCGAGGAAGAACAGGGTGGCGTCGCCCATGGCCGCGCGCATCCTGCCGTGGTACGAGTTGACCCAGCCGTCCTCAGCACCCATGGATGCCACCCTAGAACCCCGCTGTTCGCGCAGTACAGGCCGCTCTATCGGGGCATACTTCCCATATGAGGGCGATCTGGAAGGGTGCCGTCTCCTTCGGGCTGGTCTCCATCTCGGTGAAGCTCTACTCCGCCACGGAGGAGAAGGACATCCGGTTCCACCAGGTGCACAAGGCCGACGGGGGCCGGATCAAGTACCAGCGTGTCTGTGCCATCGACGGCGAGCAGGTCAGCTACGACCAGATCGCCAAGGGGTACGACATGGGCGGCGGCGAGATGGTGGTGCTCACCGACGAGGACTTCAAGAACCTCCCGCTGACCAGCTCACGGGCGATCGAGGTGCTGGAGTTCGTGCCGAACGAGCAGATCGACCCGATCCTGTACGACAAGGCGTACTACCTGGAGCCGGACGGGGCCGCCGGGGTCAAGCCGTACCTGCTGCTGCGCGAGGCGCTGGCGCACGTGGACCGGGTCGCCGTGGTGAAGGTGGCGCTGCGCCAGCGGGAGACCCTGGCGACGGTACGCGTGCACGAGGGCGTGCTGGTGCTCAACACCATGCTGTGGCCGGACGAGGTGCGCGAGCCGGCCTTCGACTTCCTCGACGACGCCGTGCAGGTGCGCCCGCAGGAGGTCAAGATGGCCGAGTCGCTGGTCGACTCGATGTCGGGCGACTTCAAGCCGGAGGAGTTCACCGACGCCTACCGCGAGGCGCTGCAGCAGGTCATCGACGTGAAGGTCGGTAAGAAGGACACGGTGGTGCAGCCGACCACCGAGGAGCCGATCGCGCCGACGGTCGACCTGATGGCGGCGCTGCGCGAGTCGGTGGAGCGGGCCCGCGCGGCCCGGGGCGGGGCGGAGGAGAAGCGCACCGGCGGCCACGCCACGGTGACCCCGATCAAGAAGGCGGCGAAGAAGGCCGAGCCGCAGGAGGCCGCGCCCAAGAAGAGCACGGCCAAGAAGGCGGCGCCGGCCAAGGCCGCCGCCAAGAAGAGCACGACGGCGAAGAAGACGACCGCGAAGAAGACCCCGGCGAAGAAGGCCAAGGCAGCTTGATCCGGTACGCGCCGATGCTGGCTACGGCCGGCCCGCTGCCCAGCGGCCCGCAGTGGGCGTACGAGGTGAAGTGGGACGGCTTCCGGGCCGTCTACGCCGCCGGGCGCTTCCACGGCCGGTCCGGGCGGCAGCTGACCGGGCCGCGCATGCCCGAGCTGGCCGAGGTGCTCGACGGTGAGCTGGTCGCCTTCGACGCGCACGGCAGGCCCAGCTTCCAGGCCCTGCAGCAGGGCGTGCCCCCGGTGTACGTGGCGTTCGACGTGATCCGGCTCGACCTCGCCTACGACGAGCGCCGGGCGGTGCTGGACGGGCTGGGTCTGGCCACGGTGTCGCCGAGCTTCGAGGACGGCCAGGCCGTCGTCGCCGCCGCGCGTGAGCTGGGCCTGGAGGGTGTGGTCGCCAAGCGCCGGTCTTCCCGCTACCAGCCCGGGATGCGCTCGCCCGACTGGGTCAAGTGGAAGTTCGTACGCACCGGCGAGTTCGTGATCGGCGGCTGGCGGCCCGGCGCCCACCCGCTCGGCGCGCTGCTGATCGGCACCCCGCTGCCGGACGGCACGCTGCGCTACCGGGGGCGGGTCGGCGGCGGCCTGACCGTGCGGGTGGAGCGGGCGCTGCTGCCGGTGCTGCGGGAGCTTTCCCGCGAGGCGTCGCCGTTCACCGGCCCGGCCGAGGCCGGCGCCTGGGTGGAGCCGCTGCTCGTGGTGGAGGTCCGCTACAGCGAGATCACCCCCGACGGGCGGCTGCGCTTCCCGGTGTTCCTGCGGCTGCGACCCGACAAGCTGCCCGGCGACTGCGTGGGCGAGGACTGCGGATGAAGGTCAGGGTCGACGCCCGCGAGCTGACGCTCTCCAACCTGGACAAGCCGCTCTACCCCGACGGCACCACCAAGGCGGAGGTGATCGACTACTACCACCGGATCGCCTCGGTGATCCTGCCGCACCTGCGCGACCGCGCGCTGACCCGCATCCGCTTCCCCGACGGCGCCGACCGCCCCGGCTTCTTCGAGAAGAACGCCCCGGCCAAGAAGCCCGCCTGGATCCCGACCTCGCCCGACGGCCTGATCATCTGCAACGAGATCGCCGCCCTGGTCTGGCTGGCCAACCTCGCCGCGCTCGAACTGCACACCCACCAGTGGCTGGTCGGCGCCCCCGGCCCCGACCGCGTCGTCTTCGACCTGGACCCCGGCCCCGGGACGGGACTGGACGAGTGCCGCGCGGTGGCCCTGGCCCTGCGCGACCGCCTCGCCGTCGACGGCCGCCCGGCCTTCCCCAAGACCTCGGGCCGGAAAGGCATGCAGGTCAGCAGCACCTTCTCGGGCAGCTTCGACGAGGTCGCCGAGTACGCCCGCGGCATCGCGGCCGAGTTCGCCGCCGCGGCGAAGGGCCTGATCACCGATCAGATGGCCAAGGAACTGCGCCCCGGCAAGGTCTTCATCGACTGGAGTCAGAACAACCAGGCCAAGACGACGGTATGCGTCTACTCCCTGCGCGCCGGTCCCACACCCACCGTCTCCGCTCCCCTGACCTGGGACGAGGTGGCCAAAGGTGACTTCATCGCCGCCTCCTTCGGCCCCGCCGAGGTCCTCGACCGCGTCGCCCACCTCGGCGATCTCCACGCCGGCCTGCTCGGCTGACCACGGTGCCTCCCGCATCCGCTCCCGGTCCGATCGGACCGTGCGCATCGGGCGCTCGCTCGTCTCGGGCATGGGTATCGGCTGCGGGTTCACAACTTCTGGGATGTAGCTACATCCCAGAAGTTGTGGACTGTCGTGACATGGTGCCCGCCCCGCCGGGTTGTCCAGAGCCCGGTTGTCCACAGCCCCTGTCGTGGCGCTCGGTGGATCGGCAGGATCGGGCTGTGGATGAGGAGCGGGCAGGACTGGCCGGGGAGCTCGGGTGGCTGCTGGCGGGCGAGCGGCAGCGGCGCGGCATGAGCCAGGCGGAGCTCGCCCGCCGCGTGGGGCTGCCCCAGCAGCAGGTGTCGCGGTTCGAGAGTGGCCGGCGGACGGTGACCAGCACCGTGGCGGACCGGCTGTTCGGGGAGCTGGGGCTGCAGCTGCGGGTGGCGGTCGAGGCGGCGGGCAGCGGGCTGGACGCGGAGATCGAGAAGGTACGGGCCGGTCTGTCCGGGCGGCAGAACATGGTGCTCGCCGACCTGAGGCTGCTGAGCACGCGGCACCGGCCGGGGTTCGCCTACCTGCTCGATGGCGAAGGGGCCGCGCTGCTGCAAGGGGTGCCGGTGGTGGCGCGGCGGCTCGATCTGCTGGTGGCGGAGGGCGAGGTGGACGCGCTGGCCGAGTGGGTCAGGCGGGTGGGGCTGCGGCGTTACGACGAGCGGTCGGGGGAGCTCGGGTGGGGTGATCCGGATCCGCGCGCGGCGGGGCCGCTGCGGTGGGGCAACGGGCTGGTGGAGCTGGCGGTGCGGCTCGTCGCGGAGCTGCCGCCGCCGGTGCTCGTCACCGTGCCCGGGTTCGGGGCGGGTGAGGAGCACCGGGCGGCGGTGCGGGCGCTGCCCGAGGTGGAAGCCGACTTCCCTGTCGTGGCGCGGGTGCTCAGCCGGCTGCGGGCGGCTCGGTGAGCACGTCGTCGGCGTCCACGATGGTGTAGGCGTACCCCTGCTCGGCGAGGAAGCGCTGGCGGTGGGCGGCGTACTCGGTGTCGATGGTGTCGCGCGAGACGACCGTGTAGAAGTGCGCCTGGCGGCCGTCGCCCTTGGGCCGCAGGACCCGGCCGAGGCGCTGCGCCTCCTCCTGACGCGAGCCGAACGTGCCCGACACCTGCACCGCGACCGCCGCCTCGGGCAGGTCGATGGAGAAGTTGCCGACCTTGGACAGGATCAGCGCGCGCAGCTCGCCCGCGCGGAACGCGTCGAACAGCCGCTCGCGCTCCTTGGTGGTGGTGCCGCCGTGCACGATCGGCGCGGGCACCCCCTCCTCCTCCAGGAACCGGCCGATGTCGTGCAGCTGCTCCAGGTACGCCCCGATGACCAGCACCTGCTCGTCGGCGTGCCG
The Catellatospora sp. IY07-71 DNA segment above includes these coding regions:
- a CDS encoding regulatory iron-sulfur-containing complex subunit RicT, coding for MGLLCAVTFNKYGRLYYLDPGDFRPRVGDKVLVHTDDGPEVAECVWAPEWSDEDTAGFPKVIGLAGADDVSRDDLIRRRKAEARVAANRLIREHQLPMKVIAVDHVPGGPADGDDPGPSPRTTVYFTAPHRVDFRSLVRDLGATLKCRVELRQLSARDSAKVQGGIGSCGRDLCCSTFLTEFEPVSIRMAKDQDLPLNPMRISGACGRLMCCLKYEHPLYQDFQATAPALGEQVVTADGEEGRVVGHSVPRDAVVIRLAADGSRTVCPKASVCGSRKSYEDRYAV
- a CDS encoding metallophosphoesterase, with translation MTVIPPRSPSDPTPVGGRTHRPTKLEPAQLGFTPQGAVAWLSPLQLAATGVRVAFAAQFGAYLDKRELQNAFPTKVHDDHVHDEELWMDYIADLGDGFNPTYTMAYLLAQEQIEASGETLPRGRVLVLGGDSVYPTASGKAYEDRFEGPYRAALPQVPAENPPTLFALPGNHDWYDGLTAFLRLFARREGSRIGGWRTKQTRSYFALQLPHRWWLLALDAQGAAYMDDPQLEYFRGVAANIQPGDRIILVTPQPAWVQSEEHPLYYDTIDYFLRTVIDPTGADVAVMLSGDLHHYARYAQSDIGRQLITCGGGGAYMAATNHLPEQIEVPPRHSQVRRQSTGMPYKLQKTYPTKLRSRWLGSGVFARLPWRNPGFATMLGIMHTMLMLSFNNAAGRILTVPIFLMTAAVMASTVFFAVGLTEGEARLKPIILGSLHGIAHLALGVGGLFLWRALPFDHYKPAVQAALAVVVYLTPAGVVAALLVSLYLLVAATFKVNVNELFAGQGIEDFKCFLRMRFAPDGTLSIYVVGVDTISTKWVPQPSGSWFGPAKPLRPRLVDEVVTLGPAKQHAAPPAVIPADAPDPSHTA
- a CDS encoding DUF2218 domain-containing protein, whose amino-acid sequence is MMITEGSAPTERAGRYLKQVLSHFSHKIDVELAEDRGTAVFGAGRAELTATPEALVVRIEAADAEQAANVERVIVSHAERFGEKDGLRFGQFTPVAAA
- a CDS encoding DUF4173 domain-containing protein — its product is MAVLIAGLAGAAALPLTSLGVGWALVAVILLAATLRGRARPRPAAIGLAVAAVVLVGVGAWRAAPWLFLLCLAAALLLASLAAGGPLTWRGLLLAPRILPSAAVTGLREDLGDRRDGGGRDGSPPRPGPRALLGWLVALVAVTVFGALFTAADGVFARFLAGLLPGPGEIIRAVGGFTVAALLGVAVAHLARRRARDLPTAVGSTLAADTTPPAADPAPPATGTAASAAVTAARPGGSGPAARPGGRTRRGPLLPGEWVPTLALLDLLFGAFVAVQVTTWFRGHAYVLDPAGPSYAEYARGGFGQLLTVTLLTLGVVAVLAAHAARDTPGRRLLLRALGGILCLFTLVVVASAVTRMALYVQAYGFTRPRLLADALVLWLGVVFVVILVAGVRLRARWLPHALLGSALAVLGGLVAVDPDALVARTVIGRFEQDGHLDASYLAMLSADAAAELDRLPEPQRSCALGPLADRLREPDPWYAFNLSRARARELLDARPPQPGWQARCSTGTPDPYQRGG
- a CDS encoding MFS transporter, coding for MSLKRFALDVRPLRRRDFRLVYTAAGVSSFGSMITYVTIPFQLKQMTGDTLIVGLLGVAELVPLLFMAFVGGALADYVDRRKLVFWAEAALAVLAALLLLNALVGTPKVWVLFVIAALGAAIDGVHRPAMDAMMPRLAPAEEMPAVGALNSLRWQIAQIAGPTLAGLMIANFDVAWVFAFDLATYAVSLTCFAMVRSIAPPEAADRPSLRSVVEGVRYARSRPELIGTYLIDINAMFFAFPVALYPWVADRYGGASVLGLFYAALAAGSMLVTLTSGWTARVHRHGLAVLIAAGAWGLGIVLFGMAGSLWLALLGLVVAGASDMISGLFRGIIWNQTIPDHLRGRLAGIEMLSYLTGPMLGQTRAGLSARWWGPAGAVVWGGVLCVVGTGALAAALPAFLKYDGREGLARKQAEEAARAAKIAAAREAAIAPGATFQDPGLQPAVEAATP
- a CDS encoding NUDIX domain-containing protein codes for the protein MGAEDGWVNSYHGRMRAAMGDATLFFLGARGVIRDEQGRILLIKRTDNGYWAFPAGAMELGESMRDCAIRETFEETGLKAGRATLFAFLSGPQYTFTNVFGDTYQHISGSYLLTEVSGELTPDPYEASDAGWFHPDDLPEPTSGAVLWTLDHLARFEATGEIYSD
- a CDS encoding Ku protein, which encodes MRAIWKGAVSFGLVSISVKLYSATEEKDIRFHQVHKADGGRIKYQRVCAIDGEQVSYDQIAKGYDMGGGEMVVLTDEDFKNLPLTSSRAIEVLEFVPNEQIDPILYDKAYYLEPDGAAGVKPYLLLREALAHVDRVAVVKVALRQRETLATVRVHEGVLVLNTMLWPDEVREPAFDFLDDAVQVRPQEVKMAESLVDSMSGDFKPEEFTDAYREALQQVIDVKVGKKDTVVQPTTEEPIAPTVDLMAALRESVERARAARGGAEEKRTGGHATVTPIKKAAKKAEPQEAAPKKSTAKKAAPAKAAAKKSTTAKKTTAKKTPAKKAKAA
- a CDS encoding DNA ligase, coding for MLATAGPLPSGPQWAYEVKWDGFRAVYAAGRFHGRSGRQLTGPRMPELAEVLDGELVAFDAHGRPSFQALQQGVPPVYVAFDVIRLDLAYDERRAVLDGLGLATVSPSFEDGQAVVAAARELGLEGVVAKRRSSRYQPGMRSPDWVKWKFVRTGEFVIGGWRPGAHPLGALLIGTPLPDGTLRYRGRVGGGLTVRVERALLPVLRELSREASPFTGPAEAGAWVEPLLVVEVRYSEITPDGRLRFPVFLRLRPDKLPGDCVGEDCG
- the ligD gene encoding non-homologous end-joining DNA ligase, encoding MKVRVDARELTLSNLDKPLYPDGTTKAEVIDYYHRIASVILPHLRDRALTRIRFPDGADRPGFFEKNAPAKKPAWIPTSPDGLIICNEIAALVWLANLAALELHTHQWLVGAPGPDRVVFDLDPGPGTGLDECRAVALALRDRLAVDGRPAFPKTSGRKGMQVSSTFSGSFDEVAEYARGIAAEFAAAAKGLITDQMAKELRPGKVFIDWSQNNQAKTTVCVYSLRAGPTPTVSAPLTWDEVAKGDFIAASFGPAEVLDRVAHLGDLHAGLLG
- a CDS encoding helix-turn-helix transcriptional regulator, coding for MDEERAGLAGELGWLLAGERQRRGMSQAELARRVGLPQQQVSRFESGRRTVTSTVADRLFGELGLQLRVAVEAAGSGLDAEIEKVRAGLSGRQNMVLADLRLLSTRHRPGFAYLLDGEGAALLQGVPVVARRLDLLVAEGEVDALAEWVRRVGLRRYDERSGELGWGDPDPRAAGPLRWGNGLVELAVRLVAELPPPVLVTVPGFGAGEEHRAAVRALPEVEADFPVVARVLSRLRAAR